The genomic DNA GCAAGCTCAACATGACGTGCGCGTGCGGCTTCGCCTCGCCCTGAGTGTCCACCGGCCAGTGAACGTTCAGGTCCGCCACCATGCCGCGCGACACGAACTGCTCGGCAACGAACTCTCGGGCGAGCGCTACTCCCTTCTCCCGCAACAGCTCACGGGGAAGAGCGAACTCCACCTCGCGGGCGAGTTGCGCGTCCTTACGTTTCTCGACCGCCTCGACCTCGTTCCAGAGCGTGGCGCGGTCGGACAGGCGGTCGGGCGCGCCTTGCGGCAGCAGCACCTCGGAATGCACCACGTCGCTCTTGGCCGAGAAGTCGTGCGCGCGCCCGGCCCGCTCGTCATGCAGTTCCGAGGCCGAGCGGTAGGCAGCCGCCGCCACGGCGCTGCGACCCGCACCGCGCGAAATCACCTGGGCCGAGAAGTGGTAGATCGCCATACGCGGGTCACACGGACCTGTTTATTCGGGTGAGCCTAGCCGTGAGAGCCAACAAAGGCCACCCCGTTATGGCTGCTCTGAACGCACGTCGCGCAGCGACGTATAAGCGCGCACTCCTCTGCTTCGCTCCGATCGTGACGGTCGCGGCGGCTCCGGTGTGCCTCCTGGTCAAGCTGGGTTGGCTGTGTCGGTCGAAGCGGCTAGCTTCTGCGTCAAACGGGGAGTGCGACGATGGTGGCCGTCGAGGACGACGAGCTTGCAGGATTACAGGACCGGCTACATGCCGCACGCAAGGCACTGGGCGAGGCTTATGACAGGCGAGACGCCCGAGCTGAGGAGATCGCGGCTGCCGAGGCCGTCGTGGGTGGCGTGGTCTGGCCGGAACTGCTGGTCGCGTTCAGCGCTGCCGAACGCGCCGTGCTCGCCGCCGAAGCCGAGATGAAGGATGCCGAGTACGCCCTCGCGGTCGCGACCGAGGGCGTGGTGTCGGCACCGCGACGCATGACGGGGTGAGCCGATGCAGTTCCCAACCGCGATCACCCAGGCCGGCATTCTGCGCGATCAGGAGCGGCCCGGTTTCACGGAGACCTACCATCGCGTCGTGTTCGCCATCGACCACGACGGCCTCGACGATATGGAGGTGGCGGTCTGGGTCCACCCGACCTACCCCGAGGACCAGCTCGTGCCCGTCGCACGCGCCATCCTCGCCGGCCGCCTCGCCAGTATGGCAGAGGCCGCGAGCGAAGGAGCCATGACGCCAGACGAGGTCGACGCGCTCTGGCAGCGCGTGAAGCCTGCCACCATCGAAGGAGAACCCGCCTGATGCGCAAACCGCGTGACATCGACGCCGAGCTGAAAGCCCTCCAGGATCGTCAGAAGCAGCTCCGCGCCAAGCGAACCGTCCAGCTCGGTGAGATCGTCTCGGCCACCGGTGCTGACAGCCTGGATCCCGAGACGCTCGCCGGCGTGCTCCTCGACGCGATCGAGAAGGCTAAGGGCGACGCGAGCGCGAAGGAGGCGTGGCGGCGGAAGGGCGAGGGCTTCTTTCGCCGCGAGAAGCGCGCCCGCGGCTCCGGGGCGAATGGCGCCGGCGACGCTGCTCAAGGAAGCGCAGGCGACCTCGGCGGCGCTGCGCCGAGCGACGGCGAGCATCAGGCGAGCTGAAGCCGCTCGCGCCCGGTCGGACACGAGAACCTGGGTCATGGAACGCCGCGCCCGCACCCGTCGCCTCATCGAGCTCGGCGGCCTCGTCGCCAGGAGCGGCCTCGAGGAGATCATCGGCACGGCCGAGCCCGACACGCGCGCCGTGATCCTGGGCGCGCTCATGCACCTTGCCGACGAGCTGCAGGAGCCCACGCCCGGACACCCCTCCCCGCTCGCCCGCATCACCACCTGGCGGGAGCGCGGCCGCGCGGCGCTGCGGGCCGAGGCGACCGGCGAGGCCGCCGCGGAGATCTCCGCGTGATGGCGCGCCATGCTCGATCGGACGAGCGCCAAGCCGACCTCTTCGGCTGGACGCCTCCACCGCCGGCGCCGCGCGCCCCGCGGCGACCGGCGCAACCATCGCCAGACGTCACCTCACCTGCGGCCGCGTTGGACACGACGGCCGCCTTCGCCGCACGGGCCACCGCCTTCGACCTCGACGAGCTCGTGACGGCTCTTGATGACGAGGGCTTGGCCTACCTCGCCGTCGCGAGCGCCCGCCAACTCCGCCGCCGGCTCGGGCGCACGAACGTAGGCCGGTCGCGCTCGAAGGGTGGAGGAGGGCGCCGGGGCCCGCTCGACCGCGCCGGCGCCCAACTCGCAGCCGAGTGGGCGGCACCACCCGAGGAGGCCTGGTGATGCCCATCCTCTCGCCGCACAACACAAGCGATCAAGCATGATCCGTTACGTTCTTCCGTTCGTCCTCGCTGGCGCTCTCTCCTACTGGACGGTGGGCTGGGCGGTGCTCCACGGCCTGCACGACGTGCTCGGCTGGGAGCATCGCGCTGCCGACCGAGCGGCGCTCTTCGCATTCCTCGTTTGCTGGCCCGTGATCTACTTCGGCGCCGGCTGGCTCTACCGACGCCTCATGTCCTCCCCCGGCCAGGACGTGTTCGGCTCGGCCCGCTTCATGAGCGCACAGCGCGTGCGCGCCCTCCTCGCTGGCGAGAGCAGCACCGGCCTCGTCATTGGCCGCGAGGATAAGCAGCGCGGCCGGCTCCTGCGCTATGGGGGCGAGCAGCATCTGCTCACGCTGGCCCCAACCCGCTCCGGCAAGGGTGTCGGCGCCGTGATCCCGAACCTGCTCACCGCCGAGCGCTCCGTGCTGTGCATCGACCCCAAGGGCGAGAACGCCCGGGTCACGGCCCGCCGGCGTCGCCGCTTCGGCCCCGTCCACATCCTCGACCCATTCGGGATCTCAGGATCGATCTCGGCCGCCTACAACCCGCTCGACGCAATCGACCCCGCCTCGCCCGACGCGGCCGAGGACGCCACCACCCTCGCCGATGCCCTCGTCTCCGATCCGCCGGGCTCCTCCGAACCGCACTGGAACGAGGAGGCGAAGGCCCTCCTCACCGGCCTCATCCTGCACGTCGCAGCCAGCGAGGAGCCGTATCGGCGGACGCTGGGCACCGTGCGCGAGCTCGTCACCCTGGCCCCTGTCGCCTTCTCAGCTCTCCTCGGGGACCGGTGAGAGGATGGTCGAAAACGTACGCTAAGCGTCGCGGCCTTGCTGGTGGAGGCGGAGCGGCCTGAGCCGTTCGCGGGGCTTGTCGATTTCGGCCCAGAGGTAGTCGCCGGTGAGGCCGACATGCTCCCAGCCCAGCGGGGCGACGTGGGCGAGCCGTTCGTCGGGCACCGCGACGCCGCTGCCGCGCAGATGGCGGACGGCGCGATCGAGATAGACGGTGTTCCACAGCGTGACGGCCGCGGTCACGAGGGTCAGGCCGGAGGCACGATGGCGCTGGTTCTCGAAGGTGCGGTCGCGCAGCTCGCCGAGGCGGTTGAAGAAGATGGCGCGGGCGAGCGCGTTGCGGGCCTCGCCCTTGTTGAGGATGCTGCCGGTCCGGCGCCGCTGGCCGGGATCGTCGAACCAGTCGAGCATGAACAGGGTGCGCTCGACCCGCCCGACCTCGCGCAGCGCACGCGCCACGGGGTTCTGGCGCGGATAGCCCGCGAGCTTGCGCAGCATGACCGAGGCGCTGACGGTGCCGGCCCGGATCGAGGCGGCGAGCCGGAGCGTCTCGTCCCAGTCCGCCTCGATGGCGCGGACGTTGACCGGCCCGGCGACGAGCGGGCGCAGCGTCGGCCACGGGTCGAGCGGCGACAGGCCGTACAGCCGGCGTTCGTTGATATCGCGGATGCGCGGCGCGAAGCGGAAGCCGAGCAGGTGGCACAGGCCGAAGACATGATCGACCGCGCCCGCGGTGTCGGTCGCATGCTCGCGGATGACCAGGTCGCTCTCATGATCGAGCAGGCCGTCGAGGACATGGGCGGCCTCGCCGGCATTGGCGGCGATGACCTTGGTGTGGAACGGCGTGAAGCGGTCGGTGACGTGCGTGTAGAACAGCACACCGGGTTCGGTGCCGTAGCGGGCGTTGCGATCGGCGCGCGCCTCGCCCTGACCGCCGGCGCGGAAGAACTGCCCGTCCGACGACGACGTGTCGCCCGGGCCCCAGACCGCGGCGAGCGGATGCACGGTGTGGCAATCGACGATCGCCGCCAGCGCCGACAGGTAGGTCTCGTCGCGCACATG from Methylorubrum populi includes the following:
- a CDS encoding conjugal transfer protein TraD — its product is MRKPRDIDAELKALQDRQKQLRAKRTVQLGEIVSATGADSLDPETLAGVLLDAIEKAKGDASAKEAWRRKGEGFFRREKRARGSGANGAGDAAQGSAGDLGGAAPSDGEHQAS
- a CDS encoding conjugal transfer protein TraD codes for the protein MERRARTRRLIELGGLVARSGLEEIIGTAEPDTRAVILGALMHLADELQEPTPGHPSPLARITTWRERGRAALRAEATGEAAAEISA
- a CDS encoding type IV secretory system conjugative DNA transfer family protein; amino-acid sequence: MIRYVLPFVLAGALSYWTVGWAVLHGLHDVLGWEHRAADRAALFAFLVCWPVIYFGAGWLYRRLMSSPGQDVFGSARFMSAQRVRALLAGESSTGLVIGREDKQRGRLLRYGGEQHLLTLAPTRSGKGVGAVIPNLLTAERSVLCIDPKGENARVTARRRRRFGPVHILDPFGISGSISAAYNPLDAIDPASPDAAEDATTLADALVSDPPGSSEPHWNEEAKALLTGLILHVAASEEPYRRTLGTVRELVTLAPVAFSALLGDR